In Cheilinus undulatus linkage group 14, ASM1832078v1, whole genome shotgun sequence, a genomic segment contains:
- the LOC121521770 gene encoding breast cancer metastasis-suppressor 1-like protein-A — MPVHSREKKENNHEEMEVDFPEQDGSSTDEEDTVSSSVSEDGDSSEMDDEDCERRRMECLDEMTTLEKQFTDLKEQLYKERLSQVDIKLQEVMAGCAQEYLEPLANLQENMQIRTKVAGIYRELCLESVKNKYECEIQAACQHWESEKLLLFDTVQSELEEKIRRLEEDRHSIDITSELWNDGLHLRKNKKKDPFCPVKKKKPVVVSGPYIVYMLQDLDILEDWTAIRKAMASLGPHRVKVDAPAVKSDRHHHVARSEDGRLFYDNQWYCRGQAICINRKDEYPTSAIITTVNNDEVWFKRLDGTKSKLYISQLQKGKYTIKHS, encoded by the exons ATGCCGGTTCACTCCcgggagaagaaagaaaacaaccacgAAGAAATGGAGGTGGATTTTCCCGAGCAGGACGGCAGCAGCACAGACGAGGAGGACACCGTTAGCTCGTCCGTGTCTGAAGATGGAGACAGCTCGG AAATGGATGATGAAGActgtgagaggaggaggatggagtgTCTGGATGAGATGACCACCCTGGAGAAGCAGTTCACTGACTTGAAGGAGCA GTTGTACAAGGAGCGCCTGAGCCAGGTGGACATCAAGCTGCAGGAGGTCATGGCTGGCTGTGCCCAGGAGTACCTGGAACCTTTAGCCAACCTGCAGGAGAACATGCAGATCCGGACCAAAGTAGCCG GAATCTACAGAGAGCTGTGTTTGGAGTCGGTAAAGAACAAGTATGAGTGTGAAATCCAGGCTGCCTGCCAACACTGGGAG AGTGAAAAGTTGCTGCTGTTCGACACTGTGCAGAGCGAACTGGAGGAGAAAATAAGAAGATTGGAGGAAGACAGGCACAGTATCGACATCACCTCAG AGTTGTGGAATGATGGATTGCACTTacgaaaaaacaaaaagaaagaccCTTTCTGCCCCGTCAAGAAGAAGAAGCCTGTTGTTGTTTCTG GGCCGTATATAGTTTACATGCTGCAAGATCTGGATATCCTTGAAGACTGGACAGCAATAAGAAAG GCGATGGCATCGCTTGGGCCACACAGGGTGAAGGTGGATG ctcctgcagtcaaATCTGACAGGCATCACCATGTGGCTCGCTCTGAGGACGGTCGCCTTTTCTATGACAACCAGTGGTACTGCAGAGGACAGGCCATCTGCATCAACAGGAAGGATGAGTACCCAACCAG TGCCATCATCACCACCGTGAACAACGATGAGGTGTGGTTCAAACGACTGGACGGCACCAAGTCAAAGCTGTACATCTCCCAGCTGCAGAAAGGCAAATACACAATCAAGCACTCTtag